In Selenomonas ruminantium subsp. lactilytica TAM6421, the DNA window TGACGGAGATGGTGTGCATGAAATATACACAATTAGGTAATTCTGATTTACAGGTGTCCCGTATTTGCCTGGGCTGCATGGGCTTTGGCAATGCAGGTACAGGCCAGCACAGTTGGACGGTAGATGAAACAGCTACTCGTGAGATTGTAAAGCATGCGCTGGATGAGGGCATAAATTTCTTTGACACGGCTATTGCTTATCAAAATGGTACCAGCGAAGAATATTTAGGCAGGGCGCTGAATGATTTTGCCAAGCGGGAGGATGTGGTGGTAGCCACGAAGTTCCTGCCCCGCAGCCAGCAGGAAATCGAAAAGGGCGTGACCGGTCAGGAGCATATCCAGAGACAGTTGGACCTTAGCCTGCAGCATCTGGGCATGGATTATGTGGACCTCTATATCTATCATATGTGGGATTATCAGACGCCTATCTATGATATTCTGGATGGTATGACGCAAATGGTCAAGGCAGGCAAGGTTCGTTATATCGGTATCGCCAACTGCTATGCCTACCAGTTAGCCAAGGCTAATGCGCTGGCAGAAAAAGAAGGTTTTGCGAAGTTCGTATCGGTGCAGAATCATTACAATCTGCTGTTCCGGGAGGAAGAGCGGGAAATGAGCAAACTTTGTGCCGAGGATAATATTGCCATGACGCCATACAGCGCGCTGGCCAGCGGCCGCCTTTCCCGCAGGCCGGGAGAAATTTCCCGGCGCTTGCAGGAAGACAGTTATGCCAAGCTCAAATATGATGGCACGGCTGATACGGATGAAAAGATAATCCTGCGGGTGGCAGAACTAGCCGAAAAATATCAGGTATCCATGACAGAGATTTCTCTGGCCTGGCTGCTCACAAAAGTCACCGCTCCCATAGCTGGTGCCACGAAACTGTATCATATTGACGGTGCGGTAAAGGCGGTGGAGCTTGACTTGTCAGATGAGGATCTTGCCTATCTGGAAGAACTCTATATCCCTCACAAGCTGGTGGGCGTGATGGCGCAAAACACCCGCAGCGGCAATAAAAAAGAGCAGGTTTGGATGAAGAATGCACCCAAGGGTATGCAGTAATCGTAAATAAAATAAAGAGGACGCTATTTCAGTAAAAAGAATATTTTTTTACCTTTAATATTGACATGGTGTCATCTTGATATAAAAGAAATAAGTATTATAGAAAAGAAAGGTGTTTATAATCATGAAGAAAAAGAATTTTGTTTTAATGGCAATGATGGCAGCGCTGACTACTTCGAGCATAGCTTCAGCTTCTACGATCACAGTAGAAGGTTCTATACAGGGAAATACTGCCGTAACAATGCAGGATGGCGTGATTGCGAAATCCTATCCAATCAACAAGGACCAGGAAGTGATTTACTACAGCGCCAATAGCAGCGATGCAGGTTCAATCAAGGAAGTTATCGATCATAATCCAACGTCTTATCAAAAGATGGAAGTTGCAGGCCATACGGTTGAAAGCTGGGTGGAAAATGGTGTGGCTTACACTAAGGACAATGGGCAGTTGGTAAAATCCTATAAAGTCAATGGGCATATAGATAAAATCGTCGCAAAATCTGGTGATGATGCTGGTTCCATCATCCGTACGGTAGATCATAATCCAACACTTGAGCAGACGGTTACCCTGCTGGGCCATACAGCCAAAAGCTGGTTGGAGGGCAATGAAGTAAAGTCCGAAGTTGATGGCAGACAGGGCAAGACATATACAATCAATAAAGATATCGAGACGATTTATTATGACAGCAAAAGCAGCGACAATGCAGGTTCCATTAAAGAAGTAATCGATCATAATCCTGATTGCTATCAGACGATGACGATTGAGTTGGGTGAGTAAGTATAGGAAAGAGCAGAAAGATGAATCTTCAAGGTAAAGTTGCCCTCATCACGGGGGGCGGTACGGGAATTGGCCGGGCGATAGCATATCGTATGGCCAAGGAAGGGGCCTCTGTGGTCATCATTGGACGACGGGCCGAAAAACTGCAAGAAAGTGCTGCCAGCCACCCGGGAATCAGCTATATGATTGCGGATGTATTGAAATCCGCAGACATTTTTCAAGTGCTGGATGATATAGACAAACGCTTTGGCAGGCTGGATATTGTGGTAAACAATGCAGGGATTGCCCCGATAACCCCTATCGAAGGGATAAATATGGCAGATTACGACAGAACATTTGCGTTGAATGTTCGGGCTGTCATTGATGTAACCAGTCAGTCTATCCCTTATCTGAAAAAATCGAAGGGAAACATTGTAAATATCACTTCAGGTCTGGTAACCAATCCAATGCCTATGAATTGTGTTTACACAGCGAGCAAGGCTGCTGTTTTGAGCATGACGGAAACCTGGGCTAAGGAACTGGCTCCTCATGGCATTCGTGTCAACAGCGTAGCAGCAGGAGCTACAAGAACACCTCTTTACGATAAGTTGGGACTTACGATTGAGGAAACAAAGGATTATGAGGCGGCAGTG includes these proteins:
- a CDS encoding aldo/keto reductase produces the protein MKYTQLGNSDLQVSRICLGCMGFGNAGTGQHSWTVDETATREIVKHALDEGINFFDTAIAYQNGTSEEYLGRALNDFAKREDVVVATKFLPRSQQEIEKGVTGQEHIQRQLDLSLQHLGMDYVDLYIYHMWDYQTPIYDILDGMTQMVKAGKVRYIGIANCYAYQLAKANALAEKEGFAKFVSVQNHYNLLFREEEREMSKLCAEDNIAMTPYSALASGRLSRRPGEISRRLQEDSYAKLKYDGTADTDEKIILRVAELAEKYQVSMTEISLAWLLTKVTAPIAGATKLYHIDGAVKAVELDLSDEDLAYLEELYIPHKLVGVMAQNTRSGNKKEQVWMKNAPKGMQ
- a CDS encoding SDR family NAD(P)-dependent oxidoreductase, which gives rise to MNLQGKVALITGGGTGIGRAIAYRMAKEGASVVIIGRRAEKLQESAASHPGISYMIADVLKSADIFQVLDDIDKRFGRLDIVVNNAGIAPITPIEGINMADYDRTFALNVRAVIDVTSQSIPYLKKSKGNIVNITSGLVTNPMPMNCVYTASKAAVLSMTETWAKELAPHGIRVNSVAAGATRTPLYDKLGLTIEETKDYEAAVEKNIPLGRYAEPEEIAGAVAFIASDDARYATGAHWRIDGGFGM